A single region of the Oncorhynchus tshawytscha isolate Ot180627B unplaced genomic scaffold, Otsh_v2.0 Un_contig_4021_pilon_pilon, whole genome shotgun sequence genome encodes:
- the LOC112242331 gene encoding charged multivesicular body protein 2b has protein sequence MNRRCPFFKIALDYSYLAKLSPVTMAGFFKKKTVDDVIKEQTKELRGTQRQITRDRSSLEKQEKQLEMEIKKMAKTGNKEACTILAKQLVQLRRQKNRSYAVGSKVTSMSSQTKLMNSQMKMAGAMATTTKTMQAVNKKMDPQKMQQTMQNFQKENMKMEMSEELINDTLDEIFDESGDEEESDSIVNQVLDEIGIEISGKMVNAPSTSRNNPTSSATKSDGISDEDIERQLKALGVD, from the exons ATGAACAGGCGGTGTCCTTTTTTTAAAATAGCATTGGATTATAGCTATTTGGCCAAATTATCGCCTGTCACCATGGCCGGCTTCTTCAAGaaaaagacagtagatg ATGTGATAAAGGAGCAGACCAAAGAGCTGAGAGGAACCCAGAGACAGATCACCAGAGACAGATCTTCCCTGGAGAAACAGGAAAAACAACTG GAGATGGAGATTAAGAAGATGGCGAAGACGGGGAACAAGGAGGCGTGTACCATCCTGGCCAAACAGCTGGTTCAGCTGAGGAGACAGAAGAACAGAAGCTACGCCGTCGGTTCAAAGGTCACCTCCATGTCCTCTCAGACCAAACTCATGAACTCCCAGATGAAGATGGCAGGGGCCATGGCTACCACTACCAAA ACTATGCAGGCTGTCAATAAGAAGATGGACCCTCAGAAGATGCAACAGACCATGCAGAACTTCCAGAAGGAGAACATGAAGATGGAGATGTCAGAGGAGCTGA TTAACGACACACTGGATGAGATCTTTGACGAGTCTGGAGACGAGGAGGAGTCTGATAGCATTGTTAACCAGGTTCTGGATGAGATCGGCATCGAGATATCAGGAAAG ATGGTGAACGCTCCTTCAACCAGCAGAAACAACCCCACCTCTTCTGCCACCAAATCAGACGGCATCTCAGACGAAGACATCGAACGACAGCTCAAAGCCTTGGGAgtggactaa